One window of the Ochrobactrum vermis genome contains the following:
- a CDS encoding SIR2 family protein, translated as MTVWDYWNETAAAKDNLRLLVPGRGWVAYRNHEDNDGKVVERGSKEGIDSALINALSASNFSTLTGAGASLCARNAAGQPQAPSMRDLWNAVEAAVGPAVFAAVCGRFPNATIGQNIEKLLSLCKVYLELNDAADEDNQDVTAVKDFVAQAESCILAKVDFVSQSTTLAAHEAYVRKIGRRGFRKTRAKLFTTNYDLTIEEAARRLRFTVIDGFSHSMDQVYDRQHFELDIVRRDATKDAPDYIPNVFQLYKLHGSTDWRRVDVEVLRSRDNTKGKPVLIYPRSSKYQEAFEPPYLDMMGAFQAALREPDTALVVAGFGFNDDHISRPILSALESNLSMRLIICDPSFILSENDLRGVPPEGPTHAIPTGDPHTNSFLSKIMSLAVSGDPRVHLINGRFEDLAVAMPDLIGETDRERHAERVKALRDSGL; from the coding sequence GTGACTGTTTGGGATTATTGGAATGAGACCGCGGCAGCGAAAGACAATCTCCGGCTACTGGTCCCCGGTAGGGGATGGGTTGCCTATAGAAATCACGAGGATAATGATGGAAAGGTCGTTGAACGCGGCAGCAAGGAAGGGATAGACAGCGCACTCATCAATGCCTTGTCTGCGTCAAATTTCTCCACGTTGACCGGAGCAGGTGCTTCTCTGTGCGCGCGCAACGCTGCCGGGCAGCCACAGGCTCCTTCGATGCGAGATTTGTGGAATGCAGTCGAGGCGGCGGTTGGACCGGCGGTGTTCGCCGCCGTCTGTGGGCGATTTCCGAATGCCACCATCGGTCAGAACATCGAGAAGCTCCTGAGCCTTTGCAAGGTGTATCTGGAACTCAATGATGCTGCGGACGAAGACAATCAGGACGTCACCGCAGTCAAGGACTTCGTTGCTCAAGCGGAATCTTGCATTCTCGCGAAAGTCGATTTCGTGAGCCAGAGCACCACGTTGGCAGCGCATGAAGCTTACGTTAGGAAGATCGGGCGTCGTGGCTTCCGCAAGACCCGAGCGAAGCTATTTACAACAAACTACGACCTGACAATTGAGGAGGCGGCGCGCCGGCTGCGCTTCACCGTGATCGACGGTTTCTCGCATTCAATGGACCAGGTCTATGATCGGCAGCACTTTGAACTGGACATTGTCCGGCGCGACGCGACTAAGGATGCCCCAGATTATATCCCCAACGTCTTCCAACTTTACAAGCTGCACGGTTCGACAGACTGGCGTCGCGTCGACGTCGAGGTTTTGCGATCCCGAGACAATACCAAAGGCAAGCCGGTCCTCATTTACCCGCGCTCCAGCAAATACCAAGAGGCATTCGAGCCGCCCTACCTCGACATGATGGGTGCCTTTCAGGCAGCGCTACGCGAACCCGACACCGCGCTCGTGGTCGCAGGCTTTGGTTTCAACGATGACCACATCAGCCGCCCCATTCTTTCCGCCCTCGAATCCAATCTGTCGATGCGACTGATCATTTGCGATCCTAGCTTCATTCTCTCTGAGAACGATCTGCGCGGGGTACCTCCCGAAGGCCCGACTCATGCCATTCCGACTGGTGATCCCCATACCAATTCGTTCTTGTCGAAGATCATGTCGCTTGCCGTCAGCGGCGACCCCCGCGTCCACCTCATCAACGGACGATTTGAAGACCTCGCGGTAGCGATGCCAGACCTGATTGGAGAGACCGATAGAGAGCGGCACGCAGAGCGCGTCAAGGCGCTACGCGATTCGGGGTTATGA